In Debaryomyces hansenii CBS767 chromosome A complete sequence, a genomic segment contains:
- a CDS encoding DEHA2D02794p (some similarities with CA0249|IPF19617 Candida albicans) — protein sequence MMQSQRRHSDGKEFDSDIERLIRDDEPEKKKRYLVAHSMLLLIPILMIVLVFLGMKGACGYKSEMSSTDQFKVEQAELMHRLYHQKSQEEETTYMPSMRWNRKGPTATSDVGLLDLGSLSESKTVSEEILKLDDHIKQSNKPSATAIESNTINVAFDLKEMMSISPVTILLDDNVTSSPEKNKFLEILFKSLSINPEPKVVNLSKHPHHTEIVDYLHNYAKHEYGTSDDEVFEDDEDEDEQSSPAKEIPRLFVGGLPVGRFNDIIDEYKNNELIAHLRESGKGLINVN from the coding sequence ATGATGCAGCTGCAAAGAAGACATTCGGATGGAAAGGAGTTCGACTCGGACATAGAAAGGTTGATTAGGGACGACGAGccagaaaagaaaaagagataCCTCGTAGCGCATAGtatgttgttgttgattcCCATTTTGATGATAGTGTTGGTATTTTTGGGGATGAAGGGAGCGTGTGGATATAAGTCGGAGATGTCATCGACTGACCAATTCAAGGTGGAGCAGGCAGAATTGATGCATCGTCTCTACCACCAAAAAtcacaagaagaagaaacaacTTACATGCCTAGTATGCGCTGGAACCGTAAGGGCCCTACCGCTACAAGTGACGTGGGTTTGTTGGACTTGGGCTCACTCAGTGAGTCCAAAACGGTATCAGAAGAGATTTTGAAGTTAGACGATCATATCAAACAGAGCAACAAGCCCTCGGCCACTGCTATAGAGTCCAACACTATTAACGTGGCATTTGacttgaaagaaatgatgCTGATTTCTCCGGTGACCATTTTACTCGACGACAATGTGACTTCGTCTCCCGAAAAGAATAAGTTCCTTGAGATCTTGTTCAAATCACTCAGCATCAACCCAGAACCTAAAGTGGTTAATTTGTCCAAGCACCCACATCATACTGAGATAGTGGATTACTTGCATAACTACGCCAAGCACGAATATGGGACTTCGGATGACGAGGTGTTCGAAGATGACgaggatgaagacgaaCAATCTTCTCCAGCTAAAGAGATCCCTAGATTGTTTGTTGGCGGATTGCCAGTTGGCAGATTTAACGATATCattgatgaatataagAACAATGAGTTAATTGCTCATTTAAGAGAAAGTGGTAAGGGGTTGATTAATGTTAACTAA